The following proteins come from a genomic window of Acidobacteriota bacterium:
- a CDS encoding zf-HC2 domain-containing protein — MNCTTMHERMMDVLYGEELDPGRCLEFFRHLESCPDCKAEYLELVETRSLLAQWDLGQAVPEVRAGAGGKVSLFLRRIDRSPAWRAVYKAAACILILLGMTVIARDLGWMERAVLEVSRQELETTINDVVVARQEEERRIIGQYVIQVRDDLERDIGQVHRYLQVLDLQQRDAQEDYRAVRALITR; from the coding sequence ATGAACTGCACGACCATGCACGAGCGGATGATGGACGTCCTCTACGGAGAGGAGCTGGACCCCGGTCGCTGCCTGGAGTTCTTCCGCCACTTGGAGAGTTGCCCCGATTGCAAGGCCGAATACCTGGAGCTGGTGGAGACCCGTTCGCTGCTGGCCCAGTGGGACCTGGGGCAGGCGGTTCCCGAGGTCCGCGCCGGCGCCGGCGGCAAGGTCAGCCTCTTTCTCCGCAGAATCGACCGCAGTCCGGCCTGGAGAGCCGTCTACAAGGCGGCGGCGTGCATCCTGATTCTCCTGGGGATGACGGTCATCGCCCGGGATCTGGGCTGGATGGAGCGGGCCGTCCTGGAGGTGAGCCGCCAGGAACTGGAGACCACCATCAACGACGTGGTGGTCGCCCGCCAGGAGGAGGAGCGGCGGATCATCGGCCAGTACGTGATCCAGGTGCGCGACGACCTGGAGCGGGACATCGGCCAGGTCCATCGGTATCTGCAGGTCCTGGACTTGCAGCAGAGGGATGCACAGGAGGACTACCGGGCCGTGCGCGCCCTGATCACGCGCTGA
- the gspE gene encoding type II secretion system ATPase GspE, which produces MVKLAELKEKALFGEVLAERGIISSEELGTARNLQRQSREKLGKLLIDMGALSETDLVKHLSEYLEIPYVVAESFPTVPVVENTFSVQFMRECKFVPVGADDGELTIAMVDPLDRATLDAIRLYTRYDRVTVVLAPESEILDLIERFYGNQASSLGRIVEGIDADVEGLGDETDDVEHLKDLASEAPVIRLVNLILSRAIESRASDIHIEPFERELKVRYRIDGVLYDVESPPKRLKAATISRIKIMAKLNIAERRIPQDGRIKMKVLGKDVDLRVSTLPTMYGESVVMRILDKSNTQIYDLEKLGFASETYEAFQKLILRPHGIILVTGPTGSGKTTTLYGALSKINLPDKKIITIEDPVEYQINGINQIHVNPRIGLTFAAGLRSIVRQDPDVIMVGEIRDLETAEIAIRAALTGHLVFSTLHTNDAPSAIARLVDMGAQDYLLASSVLGVLAQRLVRVVCPHCRQEQLLEPGFLREIGFPLQSGVAASQGMGCKECDHTGYQGRVGIFELMLMREPIRRLTITNADSTRLRKAALEGGMAALRQDGFEKVKSGLTSVSEVLRVTQDA; this is translated from the coding sequence ATGGTCAAACTGGCTGAATTGAAGGAAAAGGCCCTCTTCGGAGAGGTGCTGGCGGAGCGGGGGATCATCTCGTCCGAGGAACTGGGCACGGCCCGCAATCTCCAGAGGCAGTCCCGGGAGAAGCTGGGGAAGCTGCTCATCGACATGGGCGCTCTCTCGGAGACCGATCTGGTCAAGCATCTGAGCGAGTACCTGGAGATCCCCTACGTCGTCGCCGAGAGCTTCCCCACGGTCCCGGTGGTGGAGAACACCTTCTCAGTGCAGTTCATGCGGGAGTGCAAGTTCGTTCCCGTCGGCGCCGACGACGGAGAGCTGACCATCGCCATGGTCGACCCGCTGGACCGCGCCACCCTGGATGCCATCCGCCTCTACACCCGCTACGACCGGGTCACGGTGGTCCTGGCCCCGGAGAGCGAGATCCTGGATCTGATCGAGCGCTTCTACGGCAACCAGGCGTCGAGCCTGGGGCGCATCGTGGAGGGGATCGACGCCGACGTGGAAGGCCTGGGGGATGAAACCGACGACGTGGAGCATCTCAAGGACCTGGCTTCCGAAGCTCCCGTCATCCGCCTGGTCAACCTGATCCTGTCCCGGGCCATCGAGTCCCGCGCCTCCGACATCCATATCGAGCCCTTCGAACGGGAGCTCAAGGTGCGCTACCGCATCGACGGCGTCCTCTACGACGTCGAGTCGCCGCCCAAGCGGCTGAAGGCCGCCACCATCTCCCGCATCAAGATCATGGCGAAGCTCAACATCGCCGAGCGCCGGATCCCCCAGGACGGCCGGATCAAGATGAAGGTCCTGGGGAAGGACGTGGACCTGCGCGTCTCCACGCTGCCGACCATGTATGGGGAGAGCGTGGTCATGCGGATCCTGGACAAGAGCAACACCCAGATCTACGACCTGGAGAAGCTGGGATTCGCGTCCGAAACCTACGAGGCGTTCCAGAAACTGATCCTGCGGCCCCACGGGATCATCCTGGTGACGGGCCCCACCGGCAGCGGCAAGACCACGACCCTTTACGGCGCCCTCAGCAAGATCAATCTCCCCGACAAGAAGATCATCACCATCGAGGACCCGGTGGAGTACCAGATCAACGGCATCAACCAGATCCACGTCAATCCGCGGATCGGTCTGACCTTCGCCGCCGGGCTCCGTTCCATCGTCCGCCAGGACCCGGACGTCATCATGGTGGGTGAGATCCGGGATCTGGAGACGGCGGAGATCGCCATCCGCGCCGCCCTGACCGGCCACCTGGTGTTCAGCACACTGCACACCAACGACGCTCCCAGCGCCATCGCCCGCCTGGTGGACATGGGGGCCCAGGACTATCTGCTGGCCTCCTCGGTCCTGGGCGTGCTGGCCCAGCGGCTGGTCCGGGTCGTCTGCCCCCATTGCCGTCAGGAGCAGTTGCTGGAGCCGGGATTCCTCAGGGAGATCGGCTTCCCTCTGCAGTCGGGGGTCGCCGCCTCCCAGGGAATGGGTTGCAAGGAGTGCGACCACACGGGATATCAGGGCCGGGTCGGGATCTTCGAACTGATGCTGATGCGGGAGCCGATCCGGAGGCTCACCATCACCAACGCCGACTCCACCCGGTTGCGGAAGGCGGCCCTGGAGGGCGGGATGGCGGCGTTGCGCCAGGACGGTTTCGAGAAGGTCAAGTCCGGACTGACCTCCGTCTCCGAGGTATTACGAGTGACCCAGGACGCGTAG
- a CDS encoding type II secretion system F family protein: MAFFQYKAVTADGRVIEGTLEAADVRGVTSRLREQGQFPVTISSAGASESGGLLGREIKLPWRRNRVPQADLMVFTQELSTLVKAGLPLDRSLGVLGELTENRHLRDVVKELLREIKGGKSLSEGMAMHPHIFPKIYVNMVRAGEIGGALDKILERLQEYLERSEELRNYFVSSLIYPLVLALVGGASIIVMISFVIPKFADIFENAGAPIPLPMKIMLAAGDVMTGYWWLILLGGIAIFQLFKRYLRTEKGRLNWDARLLKLPLLGSIFRKMEVSRFSRTLGTLLRSTVPLIQAMNIVKEVIGNQAIASTMESVKSGIKKGEGLTKPIRDADIFPPFALHLLAVGEETGRLDAMLLQIAEAYDRDLRTALKRFVALFEPVLILFMGLVIGTMVVSMLYSIFSINDVPL; encoded by the coding sequence TTGGCTTTCTTCCAGTACAAAGCGGTCACCGCCGACGGCCGTGTCATCGAAGGAACGTTGGAGGCGGCGGACGTGCGCGGCGTCACCTCGCGCCTCCGGGAGCAGGGCCAGTTCCCAGTGACCATCTCCTCCGCGGGCGCCTCCGAGTCGGGCGGCCTGCTGGGCCGCGAGATCAAGCTCCCCTGGCGCCGCAATCGAGTCCCGCAGGCCGACCTCATGGTCTTCACCCAGGAACTCTCCACCCTGGTGAAGGCGGGTCTGCCCCTGGACCGGAGCCTGGGCGTGCTGGGCGAGTTGACCGAAAACCGCCATCTGCGCGACGTGGTCAAGGAATTGCTGCGGGAGATCAAGGGGGGCAAGTCCCTTTCCGAGGGCATGGCCATGCACCCCCACATCTTCCCCAAGATCTACGTGAACATGGTTCGCGCGGGTGAGATCGGCGGCGCCCTGGACAAGATCCTGGAGCGCCTGCAGGAGTACCTGGAGCGCTCCGAAGAGCTGCGGAACTACTTCGTCTCGTCCCTCATCTACCCACTGGTCCTGGCGCTGGTGGGCGGAGCCTCCATCATCGTCATGATCAGCTTCGTCATCCCCAAGTTCGCGGACATCTTCGAGAACGCCGGAGCTCCCATACCCCTGCCCATGAAGATCATGCTGGCCGCCGGCGACGTCATGACCGGATACTGGTGGCTGATCCTGCTGGGAGGGATCGCCATCTTCCAGCTCTTCAAGCGCTACCTCCGCACCGAGAAGGGAAGGCTCAACTGGGATGCCCGGTTGCTGAAGCTCCCCCTCCTGGGGTCCATCTTCCGCAAGATGGAGGTCAGCCGTTTCAGCCGGACCCTGGGGACCCTGCTGCGCAGCACCGTGCCCCTGATCCAGGCCATGAACATCGTCAAGGAGGTGATCGGGAACCAGGCCATTGCCTCCACCATGGAGTCGGTCAAGTCGGGCATCAAGAAGGGAGAGGGCCTGACCAAGCCCATCCGCGATGCGGACATCTTTCCTCCCTTCGCCCTGCACCTGCTGGCGGTGGGCGAGGAGACGGGCCGCCTGGACGCCATGCTGCTCCAGATCGCCGAGGCGTACGACCGCGACCTGCGCACGGCGCTCAAGCGGTTCGTGGCCCTGTTCGAGCCGGTGCTCATCCTGTTCATGGGCCTGGTCATCGGCACCATGGTGGTCTCCATGCTCTATTCCATATTCAGCATCAACGACGTCCCGCTTTAG
- the gspG gene encoding type II secretion system major pseudopilin GspG encodes METEDRKRNRGFSLIELIVVLVILGLLATVVGPKVMERLGRGKSEIAKLQIDQFEGALGLFRFDVGRYPTSSEGLTSLLENAGLHNWSGPYLDKRTLPNDPWGREYQYRSPGQYGDYDLWSWGADGVEGGESDSADVTSW; translated from the coding sequence ATGGAAACGGAAGACAGGAAACGGAATCGGGGGTTCTCGCTGATTGAGCTCATCGTGGTGCTGGTGATCCTGGGACTTCTGGCCACGGTGGTGGGTCCCAAGGTGATGGAGCGCCTGGGCCGGGGCAAGAGCGAAATCGCCAAGCTCCAGATCGACCAGTTCGAAGGCGCCCTGGGGCTCTTTCGTTTTGACGTGGGCCGCTACCCCACCTCGTCCGAAGGCCTCACCAGCCTGCTGGAGAATGCCGGCCTCCACAATTGGAGCGGCCCCTACCTGGACAAGCGGACCCTCCCCAACGACCCCTGGGGCCGTGAGTACCAGTACCGCTCGCCGGGTCAGTACGGAGACTACGACCTCTGGAGCTGGGGCGCGGACGGCGTGGAAGGAGGCGAATCCGACAGCGCCGACGTCACCTCATGGTAA
- a CDS encoding type II secretion system protein: MKSGRMKTAAPCRRSHAGFTLLEVLVAVSILGLGVAVTMQTFSGGLKNVRRIDLAHQAMGHAENIMNRLLSDEDLVGPIQLDGNLDDEFDYTATVDFWDPPRRGLSLEIALPPVNLLLVEVRVRYKNDSRGKFYTARCLKLVPDPNAAPGNRGGSQSEMERILRGGR; encoded by the coding sequence ATGAAATCCGGCCGCATGAAAACCGCCGCTCCATGCCGCCGCTCCCATGCGGGATTCACCCTCCTGGAAGTCCTGGTCGCGGTCTCCATTCTCGGCTTGGGCGTCGCCGTCACCATGCAGACCTTCTCGGGTGGCCTGAAGAACGTCCGGCGGATCGATCTCGCCCATCAGGCCATGGGACACGCCGAGAACATCATGAACCGCCTGCTCAGCGACGAGGACCTGGTGGGCCCCATCCAACTGGACGGCAACCTGGACGACGAGTTCGACTACACGGCCACGGTGGACTTCTGGGACCCACCTCGAAGGGGCCTCTCCCTGGAGATCGCCCTCCCGCCCGTGAACCTCCTGCTGGTGGAAGTCCGGGTGCGCTACAAGAACGACAGCCGCGGCAAGTTCTACACCGCCCGCTGCCTCAAGCTGGTCCCCGATCCCAACGCCGCCCCGGGGAACCGGGGAGGATCTCAAAGTGAAATGGAAAGGATCCTCCGTGGCGGAAGATAA